Proteins encoded within one genomic window of Burkholderiaceae bacterium:
- a CDS encoding Proteins containing SET domain, with protein MRAHKFTLPNFPAVSATPPAVSHRRIQTRRSGVHGKGVFALQPIAAGEVIIEYTGEVISWKAAQARHPHDPNDPNHTFFFHIDERHVIDAKVGGNSARWINHSCDPNCEADEQHGRIFIKALRRIRAGEELNYDYGLIIDERYTPKLKAEYPCWCGARNCRGTLLAPKRRR; from the coding sequence GTGCGCGCGCACAAATTCACCTTACCAAATTTTCCAGCCGTGTCCGCAACCCCGCCCGCCGTGTCCCACCGCCGCATCCAGACCCGCCGCTCGGGCGTCCACGGCAAGGGGGTGTTCGCGCTGCAGCCCATCGCCGCCGGCGAAGTCATCATCGAATACACCGGCGAGGTGATCAGCTGGAAGGCGGCGCAGGCGCGCCACCCGCACGACCCGAATGACCCGAACCATACCTTCTTCTTCCACATCGACGAGCGGCACGTGATCGACGCCAAGGTCGGCGGCAATTCGGCGCGCTGGATCAACCACTCGTGCGATCCGAACTGCGAGGCCGACGAGCAGCACGGCCGCATCTTCATCAAGGCTCTGCGCCGCATCCGCGCCGGCGAAGAGCTGAATTACGACTACGGGCTGATCATCGACGAGCGCTACACACCGAAGCTGAAGGCCGAGTACCCTTGCTGGTGCGGCGCCAGGAATTGCCGCGGCACATTGCTGGCGCCCAAGCGCCGGCGCTGA
- a CDS encoding Glutathione S-transferase, with product MALTLYYAPGACSFVPHTLLETIGAPYQRVMVRLHKGEQFGDEYHRINPRSQVPVLVDEAGEKITQVIAIVSYLAERYPQLGFLPAQGLARIRVLETLAWMNNTVHPTFTHIFRSALFTDDAKAQAQLKLFNTGLYRERLSELQQLLAAAQQNGWPYLGGERFGPLDPYALTLLRWGSIAGIDPNDYPLLWAFVQRLSQEPAVARAIEHERLQLNLFQPR from the coding sequence ATGGCCTTGACGCTGTACTACGCCCCGGGCGCCTGCTCGTTCGTTCCCCACACGCTGCTCGAGACCATTGGCGCGCCGTACCAGCGCGTGATGGTGCGGCTGCACAAGGGGGAGCAGTTCGGCGATGAATACCATCGGATCAACCCGCGCAGCCAGGTGCCGGTGCTGGTCGACGAAGCCGGCGAGAAGATCACCCAGGTGATCGCGATCGTCAGCTACCTGGCCGAGCGCTATCCGCAACTGGGCTTCCTGCCCGCGCAGGGCCTGGCCCGGATCCGGGTGCTGGAGACGCTGGCCTGGATGAACAACACCGTGCATCCGACGTTCACGCACATCTTCCGGTCCGCGCTGTTCACCGACGACGCAAAGGCGCAGGCGCAGCTGAAGCTGTTCAACACCGGGCTCTATCGGGAACGGCTGAGCGAACTGCAGCAACTGCTGGCAGCGGCGCAGCAGAACGGCTGGCCCTACCTCGGCGGCGAGCGTTTCGGCCCGCTCGACCCCTATGCGCTGACGTTGCTGCGCTGGGGCAGCATCGCCGGCATCGATCCGAACGACTATCCGCTGCTGTGGGCCTTCGTGCAGCGGCTTTCGCAAGAGCCCGCGGTCGCGCGCGCGATCGAGCACGAGCGCTTGCAGCTCAACCTGTTCCAGCCTCGCTGA
- a CDS encoding two-component system histidine kinase: MKLFQRAQNSLFGEILDSLVVPALIVVALSIGITWLVARGIANAPYDRALSSAVRLLARDVAAAADDRGSLARTAALIDDLRRSQADQAWYRVQDAQGRLLAGDAALPPPHLAQPPTPGVVYLRDAEFHGHSVRVADLWVAPGEPASASDQRMALEVSGTDIGATEPDALAEPASPPGASEPPHAGLLLVQLAETRARQARLARDIVSGVLLPLFALVPLAILLLWVALARGIKPLSVVEDRIRERRPDDLSPIDASTVPLEVTSMVLALNLLLGKLADSIRTQKRFLADAAHQLKTPLAGLRMQADLAQREGSNTDELKRSLQQIGRASMRATHTVNQLLALARAEAGAGLPAHQRCDLAQLTIDVVHEVLPRAMERALDLGFEGADPGTRGVSLLGNATLLRELIRNLLDNAINYTPSRPGHPGVITARVRAGLAGEVLLEVEDNGPGIAETERELVFEPFYRVLGNDADGSGLGLPIVMEIARQHAATVTVEDARPGREPPGTRFRVRFPAHDRAAAAAAPALSEAGTG, from the coding sequence GTGAAGCTTTTCCAGCGCGCGCAGAACTCGCTGTTCGGCGAGATTCTCGACTCGCTGGTGGTGCCGGCGCTGATCGTGGTCGCACTCAGCATCGGCATCACCTGGCTGGTCGCGCGCGGCATCGCCAACGCGCCTTACGACCGCGCGCTGTCGAGCGCTGTGCGGCTGCTCGCGCGCGATGTCGCTGCGGCGGCGGACGATCGCGGTTCGCTCGCGCGCACCGCAGCGCTGATCGACGACCTGCGCCGCAGCCAGGCCGACCAGGCCTGGTACCGGGTGCAGGACGCGCAGGGTCGGCTGCTGGCTGGCGACGCCGCGTTGCCGCCGCCGCACCTGGCGCAGCCGCCGACGCCCGGCGTGGTCTACCTGCGCGACGCCGAATTCCACGGGCACAGCGTGCGCGTGGCGGACCTGTGGGTCGCACCCGGAGAGCCTGCGAGCGCCAGTGATCAGCGCATGGCACTCGAAGTCAGCGGCACCGACATCGGCGCCACCGAACCGGATGCCTTGGCCGAACCGGCGAGCCCGCCCGGTGCGTCGGAGCCGCCGCACGCCGGGCTGCTGCTGGTGCAGCTGGCCGAGACCCGCGCGCGCCAGGCGCGGCTCGCGCGCGACATCGTCTCGGGCGTGCTGCTGCCGCTGTTCGCGCTGGTGCCGCTGGCGATCCTGCTGTTGTGGGTCGCGCTGGCGCGCGGCATCAAGCCGTTGTCGGTGGTCGAGGACAGGATCCGCGAGCGCCGTCCCGACGACCTGAGCCCGATCGACGCGTCGACCGTGCCGCTGGAAGTCACATCGATGGTGCTGGCGCTGAACCTGCTGCTGGGCAAGCTCGCCGATTCGATCCGCACGCAAAAGCGCTTCCTGGCCGACGCCGCGCACCAGCTCAAGACGCCGCTCGCGGGCCTGCGCATGCAGGCGGACCTGGCGCAGCGCGAGGGCAGCAACACCGACGAGCTCAAGCGCTCGCTGCAGCAGATCGGGCGCGCCAGCATGCGCGCGACGCACACGGTGAACCAGCTGCTCGCGCTGGCGCGTGCCGAAGCCGGCGCCGGGCTGCCGGCGCACCAGCGCTGCGACCTGGCGCAGCTCACGATCGACGTAGTGCACGAGGTGCTGCCGCGCGCGATGGAGCGCGCGCTCGACCTGGGGTTCGAAGGTGCCGATCCGGGCACGCGCGGCGTGAGCCTGCTCGGCAACGCGACGCTGCTCCGCGAGCTGATCCGCAACCTGCTCGACAACGCGATCAACTACACCCCGTCGCGTCCGGGGCACCCGGGCGTGATCACCGCGCGGGTCCGCGCGGGCCTCGCGGGCGAGGTGCTGCTGGAGGTGGAGGACAACGGCCCGGGAATCGCCGAAACCGAGCGCGAACTGGTGTTCGAGCCGTTCTACCGCGTGCTCGGCAACGACGCGGACGGCTCCGGCCTGGGGTTGCCGATCGTGATGGAGATCGCGCGCCAGCACGCGGCGACGGTCACCGTGGAAGACGCCCGGCCGGGCCGGGAGCCCCCGGGCACACGATTCCGCGTGCGCTTTCCGGCGCACGACCGGGCCGCGGCCGCCGCCGCGCCGGCGCTCAGCGAGGCTGGAACAGGTTGA
- a CDS encoding Biotin--protein ligase → MTVLWPEEEIARGLRNARWPGLRLERLATIDSTNSELMRRARAGRLESVLLVAGEQTAGRGRLGRPWASRADASLTFSLGLPLAPANWSGLSLAVGVGIAERLHPAIRIKWPNDLWLCDGRGERKLAGILVESANFGAASYVVIGVGLNIAADAAQGVAAPAGWLQELLPGMVASQALALFAPGLLEAVRAFETDGFAPFVGRFDARDLLRGREISMDDGSGATLHGTACGVAESGALLVHTGSGMRELIGSEVSVRPLAGWSATRGGAAA, encoded by the coding sequence ATGACTGTGCTGTGGCCTGAGGAGGAGATCGCGCGCGGGCTGCGCAATGCGCGCTGGCCCGGTCTGCGGCTGGAGCGGCTCGCCACGATCGATTCGACGAATTCCGAGCTGATGCGCCGTGCGCGTGCAGGCCGGCTCGAATCGGTGCTGCTGGTGGCCGGCGAGCAGACGGCGGGGCGCGGCCGGCTCGGGCGGCCCTGGGCGAGCCGGGCCGACGCCTCGCTGACGTTCTCGCTAGGGCTGCCGCTGGCGCCCGCCAACTGGTCCGGCCTGTCGTTGGCGGTCGGGGTCGGGATCGCCGAACGCCTGCACCCGGCGATCCGGATCAAGTGGCCGAACGACCTGTGGCTTTGTGACGGGCGCGGCGAACGCAAGCTCGCCGGCATCCTGGTCGAGTCGGCGAATTTCGGCGCCGCGAGCTACGTGGTGATCGGGGTCGGCCTGAACATCGCGGCCGACGCAGCGCAAGGCGTCGCGGCACCAGCCGGCTGGCTGCAGGAACTGCTGCCCGGCATGGTTGCGTCGCAGGCGCTGGCGCTGTTCGCGCCGGGGCTGCTCGAAGCGGTGCGCGCGTTCGAGACGGATGGATTCGCCCCGTTCGTCGGCCGGTTCGATGCGCGCGACCTGTTGCGCGGGCGCGAAATCAGCATGGACGATGGCAGCGGTGCAACGCTCCATGGCACGGCCTGCGGTGTCGCCGAGTCCGGTGCGCTCCTGGTTCACACCGGGAGCGGCATGCGCGAGCTGATTGGCTCCGAGGTGAGCGTGCGCCCGCTCGCCGGTTGGTCGGCGACGCGTGGCGGCGCGGCAGCGTAG